One Chryseobacterium sp. StRB126 genomic region harbors:
- a CDS encoding c-type cytochrome, protein MKNLFLAGTLGLVIFSCSKKENTTEVASSDAASVSAPAQSNLSGDQIMETLDCSGCHSVNERMIGPSYQEIAAKYSDKDIELLASKIIEGGSGVWGGVPMAAHPQVSKEDAKKMVEYILSQKK, encoded by the coding sequence ATGAAAAATTTATTTTTGGCAGGAACTTTAGGTCTTGTGATCTTTTCCTGTTCTAAAAAAGAAAATACAACAGAAGTAGCGTCTTCTGATGCTGCATCGGTGTCCGCTCCAGCTCAGTCCAATCTTTCCGGTGATCAGATCATGGAAACCTTAGACTGTTCGGGGTGTCACTCTGTTAATGAGAGAATGATAGGACCTTCTTATCAGGAAATAGCAGCTAAATATTCTGATAAGGATATTGAATTGCTGGCTTCCAAGATCATAGAAGGCGGTAGTGGAGTTTGGGGCGGAGTCCCTATGGCTGCTCATCCACAGGTATCTAAAGAAGATGCTAAAAAAATGGTGGAGTATATTCTAAGCCAGAAAAAATAA
- the rlmF gene encoding 23S rRNA (adenine(1618)-N(6))-methyltransferase RlmF — MSTEKSSLHTRNLHRNPYDFDLLISCVPELKQYVFVNVHGTTTINFSIPKAVKLLNKALILHFYNVMNWDIPDSNLCPPIPGRADYVHYIADLLAEEKGEIPTGNFIKGLDVGVGANLVYPLIAHKSYGWKMLGTDINEDSLKNAKHILDQNPDLSLAIQLQHQPDSNQIFKGIIALEDRFTFSMCNPPFHDSQESMIKGNIRKTKNLNRSKSQKSLLNFGGQQSELWCEGGELAFITNMIHESVQYSSQILWFTCLVSKKDNLYKLTTLLKKVKAIDFKTIDIAQGQKVSRILVWTFVPKQKRERWFSEK; from the coding sequence ATGTCCACAGAAAAATCCAGTCTGCACACAAGAAATCTGCATCGTAATCCCTATGATTTTGATCTGCTTATTTCTTGTGTGCCAGAACTGAAGCAGTATGTCTTTGTGAATGTTCATGGGACAACAACTATTAATTTCAGCATTCCTAAGGCTGTAAAACTACTCAACAAGGCTTTAATTCTACATTTTTATAATGTTATGAATTGGGATATTCCTGATTCCAATTTGTGTCCACCCATTCCGGGACGTGCAGATTATGTGCATTATATTGCTGATCTGCTGGCAGAAGAGAAAGGTGAAATTCCCACAGGGAATTTTATAAAAGGACTGGATGTTGGAGTAGGCGCTAATCTTGTTTACCCTTTGATTGCCCATAAATCCTATGGTTGGAAGATGCTTGGGACGGACATTAATGAAGATTCTTTAAAAAATGCCAAGCATATTCTGGACCAAAATCCGGACTTATCATTAGCCATTCAATTACAGCATCAACCTGATTCAAATCAGATATTCAAAGGGATTATAGCTCTTGAGGATAGGTTTACATTTTCTATGTGTAATCCACCTTTTCATGACTCACAAGAGTCGATGATAAAAGGAAATATCAGGAAAACAAAAAACCTGAACAGATCAAAATCTCAGAAATCATTACTTAATTTTGGTGGACAACAGTCAGAATTATGGTGTGAAGGCGGTGAACTGGCATTCATTACCAATATGATTCATGAAAGTGTGCAATATTCATCTCAGATTCTTTGGTTTACCTGTCTGGTTTCTAAAAAAGACAATCTGTATAAACTGACCACACTTTTAAAGAAAGTAAAAGCGATAGATTTCAAAACAATTGATATAGCACAAGGGCAGAAAGTAAGCAGAATATTAGTCTGGACATTTGTTCCTAAACAGAAACGGGAAAGATGGTTTAGCGAGAAATAA
- the lysS gene encoding lysine--tRNA ligase produces the protein MQLSEQEIIRREKLNKLTEMGINAFPADEYTITDTTESIKQDFSESKQVKIAGRLMSRRIQGKASFAELQDSKGKIQVYFNRDEICPGEDKELYNEVYKHLLDIGDIIGIEGELFTTQVGEMTVLVKNFTLLTKALRPLPQAKTDENGVVHDGFTDPELRYRQRYVDLTVNPQVKEIFVKRTKLFNAMRTFFNDAGYFEVETPILQSIPGGAAAKPFITHHNALDIPLYLRIANELYLKRLIVGGFDGVYEFSKNFRNEGMDRTHNPEFTAMEIYVAYKDYNWMMDFTEKLLEFCAIQVNGTTTATFGEHEVDFKAPYPRVSMTEAIQKFTGFDITGKTEKELFDFAKSIGIEVNETMGKGKLIDEIFGEKCEGNFIQPTFITDYPVEMSPLTKKHRSKEGLTERFELMVCGKEIANAYSELNDPIDQRERFEAQMALSERGDDEAMFIDQDFLRALEYGMPPTSGLGIGMDRLIMFLTNNASIQEVLFFPQMRPEKAVPQIELGEDEKVILEILNAQEEAMSLAEVKEKSKLSGKKWDKASKTLTKNNIVKVEKIDENLLMKLA, from the coding sequence ATGCAATTATCAGAACAAGAAATCATTAGAAGAGAAAAGCTGAATAAGCTTACTGAAATGGGGATTAATGCGTTCCCTGCGGATGAGTATACCATTACAGATACTACAGAATCTATAAAACAGGACTTTTCTGAAAGTAAACAGGTGAAGATCGCTGGTAGATTAATGTCCCGCAGAATTCAAGGAAAGGCTTCTTTTGCAGAATTGCAGGATTCTAAAGGAAAAATCCAGGTTTACTTCAACAGAGACGAGATCTGTCCGGGAGAAGACAAAGAATTATATAATGAAGTGTACAAGCACCTTTTAGATATTGGTGATATTATCGGTATTGAAGGGGAATTGTTTACCACTCAGGTAGGAGAAATGACGGTTTTAGTAAAGAACTTTACACTTCTTACTAAGGCTTTACGTCCTCTTCCGCAAGCTAAAACAGATGAAAACGGTGTGGTACACGACGGATTTACAGATCCTGAATTAAGATACAGACAGCGTTATGTAGATTTAACGGTAAACCCACAGGTAAAAGAAATTTTCGTGAAGAGAACAAAACTGTTCAACGCGATGAGAACTTTCTTTAACGATGCAGGATATTTTGAAGTGGAAACTCCAATCCTACAGTCAATTCCTGGCGGAGCAGCAGCTAAACCTTTCATTACGCACCACAATGCTTTAGATATTCCGTTATATTTAAGAATTGCTAACGAATTATATCTGAAAAGATTGATCGTAGGTGGTTTTGACGGAGTATATGAGTTCTCTAAAAATTTCAGAAATGAAGGGATGGACAGAACTCACAACCCGGAATTTACTGCAATGGAGATCTATGTAGCTTATAAAGACTACAACTGGATGATGGATTTCACAGAAAAACTACTGGAATTCTGTGCGATTCAGGTAAACGGAACTACAACAGCTACTTTCGGAGAGCATGAAGTAGATTTCAAAGCGCCTTATCCAAGAGTTTCTATGACGGAAGCTATCCAGAAATTTACAGGTTTCGATATCACTGGAAAAACTGAGAAGGAATTATTCGATTTCGCTAAATCTATCGGAATTGAAGTGAACGAGACTATGGGTAAAGGAAAATTAATTGATGAGATCTTCGGTGAGAAGTGTGAAGGAAACTTCATCCAACCGACTTTCATTACAGATTATCCTGTTGAAATGTCTCCATTAACTAAGAAACACAGAAGCAAAGAAGGTTTAACTGAGCGTTTTGAATTAATGGTTTGTGGTAAAGAAATCGCAAATGCTTATTCGGAGCTTAATGATCCAATCGATCAGAGAGAGCGTTTTGAAGCTCAGATGGCTTTATCTGAAAGAGGAGATGACGAAGCAATGTTTATCGATCAGGACTTCTTAAGAGCGCTTGAATACGGTATGCCACCAACATCAGGATTAGGAATTGGTATGGACAGATTAATTATGTTCTTAACGAACAATGCTTCTATCCAGGAAGTATTATTCTTCCCTCAAATGAGACCTGAAAAAGCGGTTCCTCAAATTGAATTAGGTGAAGATGAAAAAGTAATCCTTGAAATCCTTAATGCTCAGGAAGAGGCTATGTCTTTAGCTGAAGTAAAGGAAAAAAGTAAGTTATCTGGTAAGAAATGGGATAAAGCTTCTAAAACTTTAACAAAGAACAATATTGTGAAAGTAGAGAAGATTGATGAGAATCTTTTGATGAAACTAGCTTAA
- a CDS encoding T9SS type A sorting domain-containing protein, whose protein sequence is MKLIITFFTLFFIGVHAQSDYGVIQDPNYKKVLDENLTYYAIQSSSTSQGYVYFYATSKYGAGFYLRKILPTGYNDTSFGNNGISTSVLPLVWNSTTKYPEGSILTNDQAIFLYNKNVIAKYDVNGNLDTSFGVGGYVTFTENIGRLSLNGDSTLMIQINGMLKKLTLNGQLDSNFSTIPVYVYYLTDSGIIVKTSGVNDEYKKYDLTGIQDMTFGTSGIANIPGIIKTNRHTGEMFLYSYHFPVEIKKYTANGFLDTSFGTAGVATYSFPANPNVYYPPANSTTVGIQMDSNNNIYVFGGSEAGIDYQKTAYILRFTPNGILDNSFNNGNSLFYRQSAPSIVSMSILDDNKYLCFNTLRQGAMNYVTGTTQYVRQLGALSTHEFRKENSYLVHPNPVKDVFNIRLDSNEKLEYAELFDISGKLLKKISSVKIDISDLNTGAYFLKTKTDRNSYHTKLIKK, encoded by the coding sequence ATGAAACTAATAATTACTTTTTTTACGCTATTTTTTATAGGTGTTCATGCACAATCAGATTATGGGGTGATTCAGGATCCAAACTATAAAAAAGTTTTAGATGAAAATCTTACCTACTATGCTATACAAAGCAGTTCTACTTCACAAGGATATGTGTATTTTTATGCAACCAGTAAATATGGAGCGGGTTTCTATTTAAGAAAAATATTGCCAACGGGATATAATGATACAAGTTTTGGAAATAACGGTATTTCTACTTCAGTATTACCTCTTGTTTGGAATTCCACAACCAAATATCCGGAAGGATCAATACTTACAAATGATCAGGCAATCTTTTTATACAATAAAAATGTTATTGCTAAGTATGATGTGAATGGTAACTTAGATACTTCTTTTGGAGTTGGGGGATATGTTACATTCACAGAAAATATAGGTCGCTTATCTCTCAATGGCGATTCAACTCTAATGATACAGATAAATGGAATGCTAAAGAAATTAACTTTGAACGGCCAGTTAGATAGTAATTTTTCTACTATTCCGGTGTATGTATATTACCTAACTGATTCCGGTATAATTGTTAAAACTTCAGGAGTAAATGATGAATATAAAAAATATGATTTAACTGGTATACAAGATATGACGTTTGGTACTAGTGGTATAGCTAATATACCTGGAATTATAAAAACAAACAGGCATACAGGTGAGATGTTCTTATATTCATATCATTTTCCTGTAGAGATTAAAAAATATACTGCTAATGGTTTTCTGGATACTTCATTTGGAACTGCTGGTGTAGCTACGTATAGCTTTCCGGCAAATCCTAACGTATATTATCCTCCTGCTAACTCAACAACGGTTGGAATACAAATGGATTCTAATAATAATATTTATGTGTTTGGAGGGAGTGAGGCTGGAATTGATTATCAAAAAACTGCTTATATCTTAAGATTTACACCAAACGGAATTTTGGATAACAGTTTTAACAATGGAAATAGTCTTTTTTACAGACAATCTGCGCCATCTATTGTAAGTATGAGTATTTTGGATGATAACAAATATTTATGTTTTAATACTTTACGTCAGGGGGCTATGAACTACGTTACGGGAACTACCCAATATGTAAGGCAATTAGGTGCTTTATCAACCCATGAATTCAGAAAGGAAAATAGCTATTTGGTTCATCCAAATCCAGTTAAAGACGTATTTAATATTAGATTAGATTCTAATGAGAAACTTGAATATGCGGAGTTATTTGATATTAGTGGTAAATTATTAAAGAAAATTTCTTCAGTAAAAATAGATATTTCGGACCTCAATACGGGAGCTTATTTTTTAAAAACAAAAACAGATAGAAACAGTTATCACACGAAATTGATAAAGAAATAA
- a CDS encoding ClbS/DfsB family four-helix bundle protein, protein MQNYKDKTELIEEIRKRYLLYDQEFDDIKEKEKNLLKSGIDKTPSQNISYQIGWTHLLLQWEADEKKGIEVKTPTPDYKWNNLKGLYQSFYNEYASYSLAEQRVLLQKQVDEIIEWIEKLDDKILFEAEQRKWATTPAKWPVWKWIHINTVAPFKNFRTQLRKWKK, encoded by the coding sequence ATGCAAAATTATAAGGATAAAACAGAGCTTATTGAAGAGATAAGAAAAAGGTATCTCCTCTATGATCAGGAATTTGATGATATTAAAGAAAAGGAAAAAAATCTTTTAAAATCAGGGATTGATAAAACTCCATCCCAAAATATATCGTATCAGATTGGCTGGACTCACCTTCTTCTTCAATGGGAAGCTGATGAAAAGAAAGGAATTGAGGTAAAAACACCTACTCCAGACTACAAATGGAATAATCTAAAGGGATTATATCAGTCTTTCTATAATGAATATGCTTCTTATAGTTTAGCAGAACAAAGAGTGCTCTTACAAAAACAGGTTGATGAAATTATAGAATGGATTGAAAAGCTTGATGACAAAATCCTGTTTGAAGCTGAACAAAGAAAATGGGCAACAACACCCGCCAAATGGCCCGTTTGGAAATGGATACACATCAATACGGTTGCTCCTTTTAAAAATTTTAGAACGCAGCTCCGAAAATGGAAAAAATAA
- a CDS encoding cytochrome d ubiquinol oxidase subunit II, with product MIYIVIGFLWLSICLYIILGGADFGAGIVEMFTNKKARHKTHEIMYESIAPVWEANHMWLIIAIVILFVGFPEIYTTMSTYLHIPLVLMLVGIIARGTAFTFRHYDAVKDNWQVLYTQIFYYASLLTPFFLGLIAAATVSYSINPDATTFLDLYIFSWLNWFGVSVGLFTVALCAYLASIFSLRETRGKDELLLMIRKSKQTMIFVVITGILVFATAYLSDIPLLMWVFSKPLGIMAIAFATVALLLILRALNNQKLLPVRALAGFQMVMILVAATYQHNPDIILLGNGQHLSLLEHMAPPKTIAALGWALMLGSLFILPFLFYLMASFSKLRK from the coding sequence ATGATCTACATTGTTATAGGTTTTCTCTGGCTTTCCATCTGTCTTTATATTATTCTGGGAGGTGCTGACTTTGGAGCGGGTATCGTAGAAATGTTCACCAATAAAAAAGCCCGTCATAAAACACATGAGATTATGTATGAATCTATTGCTCCCGTTTGGGAAGCCAATCACATGTGGCTGATTATTGCGATTGTGATCCTGTTTGTAGGATTTCCTGAGATTTATACCACCATGTCTACTTATCTTCACATTCCTTTAGTTTTGATGCTTGTAGGGATTATTGCAAGAGGTACAGCGTTTACATTCAGACATTATGACGCGGTAAAGGACAATTGGCAGGTTTTATATACACAGATATTTTATTACGCAAGTCTTTTAACTCCTTTTTTCCTTGGATTAATAGCAGCGGCAACAGTATCATATTCTATCAATCCTGATGCTACCACCTTCCTTGATCTGTATATTTTCAGCTGGCTAAATTGGTTTGGAGTTTCTGTAGGGTTATTTACAGTAGCGCTTTGTGCTTATCTGGCTTCTATTTTTTCACTAAGAGAAACCCGTGGTAAGGACGAGTTACTATTAATGATTAGAAAATCAAAGCAGACGATGATCTTTGTGGTGATTACCGGTATTCTTGTATTTGCTACAGCTTACCTTTCAGATATTCCACTTTTGATGTGGGTATTTTCAAAGCCATTAGGAATTATGGCCATTGCTTTTGCTACGGTTGCTTTACTGCTTATTTTAAGAGCTTTAAATAATCAGAAATTACTTCCGGTACGGGCTCTTGCAGGCTTTCAAATGGTAATGATCCTCGTGGCAGCTACTTACCAACATAATCCGGATATTATTTTATTAGGTAATGGACAGCATCTTTCATTGTTAGAGCATATGGCACCGCCTAAAACAATTGCAGCTTTAGGCTGGGCTTTAATGCTGGGATCATTATTTATTCTTCCTTTTTTATTTTACCTGATGGCTTCTTTCAGTAAGCTGAGAAAATAA